Sequence from the Kineosporia succinea genome:
GATCGGCCGTCAGCCGGTGCGCCCGCCGGCGTCCACGGTGACCGGGGAACCCGGTGCGGACCTGTCGTGGGCCGCCCCGGTGACCGGTGACCCGGAACCGGCCGAACAGTCCGAGACGGTGCTGCGGGCAGCCCTGGCTCACCTGTCGCTGACCTTCACGGGACTGCCGAGCCGCGAGGCTCAGGAACTGCTTTCGGCCTCCGGCCACTACCCGAAGAACATTCTGGACGCGGTCGGCCGAGCGGCGGCGTCACTCACCTCACCGGGTCTGCGCCGCGAGCTCACGGTCGACTTCGTCACCCCCGGGATGACGCTTCTCGAAGACGTCCGGACCACCGCGGGGATGCCCCTGGTGCGCAAGGGGGAGCGCATCACGCAGGCCACGGTGCTGCGCCTGGAGAACTTCGCCCGCACCGTGGGGGTGGCCGAGCCGATCGTGGTCCAGGACCCCGGACGTCCCTGATCCGACCGGGCGGGCACGGATGAGCCGGGGGGGTCAGGCCCCCACCACGTAGTTGCCGTTCGCGCTGCCCTCGGGGTCGATGCGCTGCATGACCTTCAGGGCCAGGCGCAGCACCTCGGAGTCGTACGCGGCGCCGGACCGGTCCAGCCCGGCGATCAGCGTGTCCTTGTTCTGCTCGGGCTCGGAGATGTACTGCTCCAGGGCCGCCTGCGCCTGGGCGTGCCCCTCGAGCCGGGCGTGCAGCACCTGGTGCAGGCTGTCGAAGTCGTCTTCCACGGCGCCGAGCATCGTGCTGGACTCGGTCTTCGACTCCCCCGCCACGACCGCGGTCAGGATCAGCGACATCGGTTCCATGATCATCCTCTACGTACGCTTGCCTGCGCTGACCTGATCATCCTTGGGTGTGCGGCCCGGCCCCGCACCTCGACGGCGGCGGCGCCGGGATGCCGGAACGATCATCGCCACCCATACTGGGCACGCCCGACGAGCATCTCCCGGAGGTCGACATGGACACGGTCCAGCCGCGCATCAAGCTCGATCCCACGACGTCCCTCGGCCCGGTCGAGAAACTCCGCGAGCCGCTGGAGGACCAGCTGACGTCCGCCCTGCGCAACGCCGTGGACAAGGTGGACAAGACGGAGAGTCTCGAGGTGGTCGAGGAGGAGCTGCTCGAGGCCACCAAGGCCGGGCTGCACCCGGACATCGCCGAGGCGATCGAGCCGAACCCGCAGCAGCTGCGTGACGTGGCGGCGAGGATCGTCGAGAACGGCTGAGCCGTGAGCGGTCCCGGGACCCCGCCACCCGAGCACACCCCCGACGGCCGGCACGTCGTCATCAAGGGACGCCGGTGGCGGGCGACCGACCCGGACCTGCCCGACGACGTCAACGAGACGCTGCGCCGCGAGCTGATGAGCGCGCGCCGGGCCGTGGGCCAGGCGCTGCGGGCGCACGACGAGGCCGCCGAGCAGGTCGCGCGCGACCGGGTGCAGAAGGCGAAGGTGGCCCTCGGCGAACGGGGGACGCCGTGGTGGGAGCAGACGCCCCAGCAGCGGCGCGAGCGGTGGGAACCACTGTTCCGGGAGCTCGGCGCGGGCTCGTAGTCCCCACCGGCACCGCAGGCGTTCGGCGCCGGGGCGGATAACCGAAACCGGGCCCCGTCTTTCTCACATGAACCCGCCGGCCGCGGGACGCGTCCGGCGATTGACCGGCACCCGCATCATCTGTCAGGTTTCTCCCGGTTCCGTTGGTTCGGAGCCCCCGGAACGCCGGTGAGGTGCCCCCGATGCCCCGGGCGCATCTCACCGGCATCCCGGCGCCGAGCGGATCGTCCCGCCGTCAGTTCGGCGTGAAAAGCCCCTGGATCCCGACCAGCACGGCGATGACGCCGAAGATCGCCAGGATCAGCGCGGCTCCCTGCACGTCGCCCTCGGTGCGACGCAGTGGGGGCCTGCCGGTGAGCCGGTCCCACAGCAGGATCACACCCACCGCGATCGCGACCACCTCGAAGTGGAACAGGTGCGGGCCGGACGTCAGGTGCACGATCAGGTAGTAGCCGCCGGTCACCAGGGCGACCACGCCGACGATCCAGGCGAACGGGTCGAGCCGGGAGATCCAGCGCCCGGCCTCGTCACCACCGCGGGGCAGCATGAACAGCAGCGGCAGGGCTATGAGCAGCCCGCCGAGGATGTTGGACAGGTCGAGAAGAAGAGCGATCACCGTGAGCTCCATCGAGCGGGGAGAGGTTGGGTGCTCAGGTCGGTGAGCGCTGAAACCGTAACAGAATCCGGGCAAACCGCACGTCAGCGCCTCTCTCCCGCACCTGACCGGCCGGTAGCGCGATGCGCCGGACTACCATCCGTGCTCACGTGACGGAGGGGGAACCATGCACGTGAGAATGTCTGTGTGGGGTGAGCCGGAAGAGCACCTTCTGGCCTCCCTGGAGAACTGGCTCCAGCTCGATCCCGAGCTGCGCGACGCCCCGGTGCAGCGTGAACCGCACGCCGACGACCGGCTCTGGCTCGAACTGCCCGACGACCACACCCCGTCGGTGCTGGCCGGGGCCCTGAGCACCTGGCTCAGCACCCGCATCGGCGACGTGCGGCTCAATGTCACCGGGCCGGACGGCACCGTGGAGGTCTCGGTCTCGAACATCGCCGACCACATGGTGCTTCTGCGGTCGGCGCTGGGCGAGCGCTGAGACGGCCGATCCGCCCGGGCAGCGAGCCTATTGCGGCAGCAACGCCGACCGGGGCTCGACCGCCTGCACCCGGATCGTCTGCACCGGGGTGAACACCGCCTCGTCGGCGACCCCGGTCACGCCGTCGATCAGCACCGGGATGCCCGCGGTGAGCCAGGTCAGGGCGACACCGGTGAACCGGCCGCCGCGCCCGCCCGCCCGGTCCGGCTCGGGCCAGACCTTCTGCAGGCAGCCGAAGGCGGTCTCGTGGGCCTCGAGCACGCTCTCCACGGCGGCGTCGAGGTCCGCGGGGTCGCCCTCGTCGTAGTCGTCCAGGCAGTCGCCCTCCCGCACCGCCTCGAGAACCTCCTCGGGCGAACGTTTCCCGGGCCCCGCGGCCCCCGGCACGCCCTGCGTCGCGGAACCGAACGCCTTCAGGCCGAACGTCAGCGCCATCGCCAGGAACCCGTCGGCGCTCGGCCGGGCCGTGACCTCGCCTCCGGGCTCGAGCACGGTCGGGCGCAGGTCGACAGTCGCACCCCCGGTCAGCAGCAGGGAGGCCGACGATCCCGAACGACGGACGTCGCTGAGTCCCGGTGCCAGCTCCACGCCGCCCGCCGGCTCACCCGACCGCCAGGCCCCGGGGAACCGGACGGTGACCGGGTAACCCCGCGCGTTGGTCACTTTCAGGACGGGAACCCCGGCGTCGACGCCGTAGCACCAGCGCACGCGCTCGCCGGCGGCACCGCTGAGGGCGACCACCCGGATGCCCGACTGCCGCGCGGCCTGCTCCCCCGGGCACACCGGCGTGGGCGCCGAGACCGCGAGGCTACGGCGGTAGTCGTCGGCGACCGCGTTGCGCAGGGCCGCGAAGTCCCAGCTGAACGCGTTCCACCAGGTGAGCTGCGAGACCTCGGCGCTGATCGTGTGCTTGCCCGGATCATGCTCGGCGGCAACGAGTTTCCAGCGCCCGGCCGTTTCGTCGAAGCGACCGAGCACGGCTGCCGCAGCGTCGTCGGCGCGCTCCGGCAGCGGCTGCACGAGCACCGGGAAGGTCAGCCGCACCGGGCCGGTCAGGCGCGCGCCGCGCAGCTCGAGCCGATAGGCCCCGAGAACACTCAGGTAGGGCGACGGCGCCGCGGGCACCCGTCCCGCCCGGGTGACCACGAGCTCACCGGAGCCGGAGACCGAGCCGGCCGGAACGTCCACCATCGGCCCCCCGGGAACCGACACCCGCCCCCCGGACTCGCCGACCGCACCGACCGCCACCGCCTCGTCGACCCGGGCCCCGGCAGGTGCGGCCACCGTGCTCCCCCCGGCCCCCGTGCAACCGGCGACGCAGGCCACGACCGCGACCACCATCAGTCTCCTCAGCACCGGCGCCCGCCCTCGCTCGTCCCCCCACGAACCAGCAACGGTAGAGCGGCAATCGGGACTACCTGTGCGTACCGAAAAGCTCTCGGACAAACGGACGACCTCGCCCTCTCCCAGGAGCCCCGGTTCTCAGGAGCACGGCCTAGGCTCCGGTGCCCATGGACGAAGCCCAGCTCAAGCAGATCGCGGCCACGACGCAGTACGTGCTGCTCGACTTCGACGGCCCGGTCTGCGACCTGTTCGGCAACCTGACGCCCGACGTGATCGCCGCGTCCCTGCTCGACGAGCTCGAAGGAGTCCTCGGGGGGCCGGTGGACGAGGAGCTCGCCGACATCGACGACCCGCTCGACCTGCTCGACGGGGTCAGCGAGATCTACCCGGAGCTGATCGGGCGGGTGGACGCGTCGGTGCGTGACGCGGAGGTGGACGCGGCGGAACTGGCCGAGGTGACGCCCGGGGCGGAAGCGTTCCTGGCGGCGTGCGCGGAGGGCGGGTTGCGCGTGGCGATCGTCAGCAACAACGGCGCCGAGGCGGTGCGAGCCCTGCTCGAGATGCACGGGCTGGCCGGGTTCGTGCAGCACGTCGAGGGGCGCGACCCGGACCCGCGGCTGATGAAGCCCGACCCCACTCCCCTGCTGCGGGCGATGACGGCCCTGGACGCGCGGCCGGAATCCACGGTCATGATCGGCGACTCCCCCAGCGACATGCTCGCGGCGTCGGCGGCCGGAGTCGCCGCCATCGCCCTGCTGAGCACTCCGCCGGCCCGGTCCGGTCCGCCCTGGGTGTCCCGGATGTCGGAGCTCGCATCGCTTTTCGGAGCCCCTCGGACCTAGAGCCGGTAGAACCCGTCGAGCTGGGCGTCCAGGTAGGCGAGGTCGGGGTGCTGACACAGGTCGGCGACGAAGTCGTCGGCACGCAGGCGGGCCGAGAAGACCTCCAGCTTGGAGGCACAGGCCTCCAGCGTGCGGGCCATGCGGTCGAGTTCGTCCATGCCTCAATCATGTACGGGTAGTAGTTGAAGGTCACGCTTCATACCGGCAGTGCATCCGGTCGGC
This genomic interval carries:
- a CDS encoding effector-associated constant component EACC1 — protein: MSVWGEPEEHLLASLENWLQLDPELRDAPVQREPHADDRLWLELPDDHTPSVLAGALSTWLSTRIGDVRLNVTGPDGTVEVSVSNIADHMVLLRSALGER
- a CDS encoding HAD family hydrolase yields the protein MDEAQLKQIAATTQYVLLDFDGPVCDLFGNLTPDVIAASLLDELEGVLGGPVDEELADIDDPLDLLDGVSEIYPELIGRVDASVRDAEVDAAELAEVTPGAEAFLAACAEGGLRVAIVSNNGAEAVRALLEMHGLAGFVQHVEGRDPDPRLMKPDPTPLLRAMTALDARPESTVMIGDSPSDMLAASAAGVAAIALLSTPPARSGPPWVSRMSELASLFGAPRT